From a region of the Falco cherrug isolate bFalChe1 chromosome 9, bFalChe1.pri, whole genome shotgun sequence genome:
- the ZDHHC12 gene encoding palmitoyltransferase ZDHHC12, producing the protein MGAGGLRAQAALSAALALGLFLHRTELRRQEERGELLAPLVFVLLVLGSVLLHARVSRMDPGFVAAEEELEAGKSEEQSLVTPQVPSNIKMQRCGYCMVKQPMRAKHCQLCRHCVRRYDHHCPWIENCVGEKNHRLFIIYLSVQLVVLLWGGHAAWSGLYFEQSWDWLWHNIFLLMSFLLMAIFSIVVLLLLVSHLYLISCNTTTWEFMSHHRISYLQHSELENPFDQGVILNLWRFFCSCHLTAWEKIYFHRNNEPV; encoded by the exons atgggggccggggggctgcgggcgcaGGCGGCGCTGAGCGCGGCCCTGGCGCTGGGGCTGTTCCTGCACCGCACGG AGCTGCGGCGGCAGGAGGAGCGCGGGGAGCTGCTGGCGCCGCTGGTCTTCGtgctcctggtgctgggctccGTCCTGCTGCACGCCAGGGTGTCCCGCATGGATCCGGGCTTCGTCGCGGcggaggaggagctggag GCAGGCAAGAGTGAAGAACAAAGCCTGGTGACACCCCAAGTTCCAAGTAATATTAAGATGCAACGCTGCGGTTACTGCATGGTGAAG caaCCAATGCGAGCCAAGCACTGCCAGCTGTGCCGGCACTGCGTCCGGCGTTATGACCATCACTGTCCCTGGATTGAGAACTGTGTAGGAGAGAAGAATCACCGCCTCTTCATAATCTACTTGAGCGTGCAGCTTGTGGTTCTGCTGTGGGGGGGTCACGCTGCTTG GTCAGGCCTCTACTTTGAACAGtcctgggactggctgtggcaCAACATTTTCCTCCTAATGTCCTTCCTCCTGATGGCCATATTCAGCATtgttgtcctgctgctgcttgtgtcaCACCTCTATCTGATCTCATGCAACACCACCACCTGGGAATTCATGTCACATCATCGCATCTCCTACCTGCAGCACTCCGAGTTGGAGAATCCCTTTGACCAAGGGGTAATCCTCAATCTCTGGAGATTCTTCTGTTCATGCCACCTCACTGCATGGGAGAAAATCTATTTTCACAGGAACAATGAGCCTGTCTAG
- the PKN3 gene encoding serine/threonine-protein kinase N3 isoform X2: MASGTPQLGNGVNLMDPSFQQKLEGEKELLRRAIQKELKIKEGAENLRKATTDRKNLAHIEHVLKASNRKLEQLHWELQELNARIVITDKEESKADGSVSPDSCLWERNLDPMARKVEALKKQLHVEMKVKQGAENMIQMYSTSKERKLLATAQQMLQDSKTKIEIIRMHIVKVSQSTGGMEDTVDPAVRMGTTISALELRIEELRHHLRIEAAVAEGAKNVLKILGGNRVQDRKFLAEAQGRLQESSQKIDLLRLSLEHQLSELSPDHPKRALIKQELINTSSLGAQHGGIQPTSVIKSTALTGTLEVRLMGCQDLLENVPGRSRMTSSSPICGSPSDLRSLSRTRVGLGIHGRSVAGKYLRSEEPCNEVLAVLKVDNKVVGQTNWGLVNNQAWDQSFVIELDRSRELEIAIYWRDWRELCAVKFLRLDDFLDNERHGMCLSLEPQGMLFAEVMFSNPIIERKPKLQRQKRIFPKQKGKEFLRAPQMNMNVAAWGRLMMSFLPPCSSMSTLSPPLHDPVHTDFSPVPLQSHVDSVSKLSSDFPVAKLTVPDEAPPKPPRLFLMANSKESTLSPADSPCLKRLHVEKSCGSAMTEFPILASPRKRTVQLEDFHCIAMLGRGHFGKVLLAQYKATGKLYAIKALKKKDIIRRDEIDSLNCEKRIFEVVNSSDHPFLVNMFACFQTPHHACFVMEYTPGGDLMMRIHEDIFPEHMAQFYTACVVLGLQFLHEKKIVYRDLKLDNLLLDAEGFVKIADFGLCKEGIGFGDRTNTFCGTPEFLAPEVLTDISYTRAVDWWGLGVLIYEMLVGESPFPGDDEEEVFDSIVNDEVRYPRFLSSEALSIIRKLLRKCPERRLGAGEKDAEEIKIQAFFKEIDWDALFARTLKPPFVPTLRDPTDISNFDEEFTSQKPILTPPEEVALLTHKEQTVFKDFDFVSRHLLEV; the protein is encoded by the exons ATGGCGTCGGGGACCCCGCAG CTGGGCAATGGTGTGAACTTAATGGATCCAAGCTTCCAGCAAAAACTGGAGGGTGAGAAGGAACTACTTCGCCGCGCTATACAGAAGGAACTGAAGATTAAAGAGGGAGCAGAAAACCTGCGTAAAGCGacaacagacagaaagaatCTTGCTCATATAGAGCATGTGCTGAAAGCTTCCAACCGAAAACTGGAGCAACTACATTGGGAACTTCAGGAGCTTAACGCAAGGATTGTAATAACAGACAAAGAGGAGAGTAAGGCAG ATGGATCTGTATCTCCAGATTCTTGTCTCTGGGAAAGAAACCTGGACCCCATGGCAAGGAAGGTTGAAgctctgaaaaagcagctgcatgTTGAAATGAAAGTGAAACAAGGAGCTGAGAACATGATCCAAATGTATTCAACGTCCAAG GAGCGGAAGCTGCTGGCTACAGCTCAGCAGATGCTTCAGGACAGCAAGACAAAGATTGAAATAATCCGCATGCACATTGTGAAAGTATCTCAGTCAACAGGAGGGATGGAAGATACAGTGGATCCAGCAG TGAGGATGGGGACCACCATCAGTGCTTTGGAGCTGCGTATTGAGGAGCTGAGACATCACCTGCGCATTGAAGCTGCTGTAGCTGAGGGGGCAAAAAATGTGCTGAAGATCCTAGGAGGGAATCGGGTACAGGATCGCAAGTTTTTGGCTGAG GCTCAGGGTCGTTTGCAAGAATCATCTCAGAAGATTGACCTGCTGCGTTTGTCCTTGGAACATCAACTTAGTGAGCTTTCTCCCGATCATCCAAAAAGAGCACTCATCAAGCAGGAACTAATAAATACTTCCTCCCTGGGAGCTCAGCATGGTGGCATCCAACCTACTTCAGTCATCAAATCTACAGCCCTTACAG GAACACTGGAAGTGAGACTGATGGGGTGTCAGGATCTATTGGAAAATGTTCCAGGACGTTCCCGAATGACTAGTTCTTCTCCCATCTGTGGCAGCCCGAGTGATTTGAGGTCCCTTTCACGAACACGAGTTGGCTTGGGTATCCATGGTCGTAGTGTTGCAGGAAAGTACCTGCGGAGCGAAGAGCCATGTA ATGAGGTACTTGCTGTGCTCAAAGTGGACAATAAAGTGGTTGGCCAAACAAACTGGGGACTGGTTAATAACCAGGCATGGGACCAGAGCTTTGTCATTGAGCTAGACCGG tcTCGTGAGCTAGAAATTGCAATTTATTGGAGAGACTGGAGAGAACTATGTGCGGTGAAGTTTTTACGTTTGGATGATTTCCTTGATAATGAACGCCACGGGATGTGTCTCTCACTCGAACCCCAAGGAATGCTTTTTGCAGAG GTGATGTTCAGTAATCCCATCATTGAGAGGAAGCCAAAACTGCAGCGACAGAAACGCATTTTCCCCAAACAGAAAG GGAAGGAATTTCTCCGAGCTCCTCAAATGAACATGAATGTTGCTGCTTGGGGTCGATTGATGATGAGTTTCCTCCCTCCATGTAGTTCCATGAGCACCCTGAGTCCCCCACTTCATGATCCTGTGCACACAGACTTCTCTCCGGTTCCCCTGCAAAGTCACGTTGACTCAGTTTCCAAACTGAGTAG CGACTTTCCTGTGGCTAAGCTTACGGTTCCTGATGAAGCTCCACCCAAGCCTCCACGCCTTTTTCTGATGGCCAACTCCAAAGAATCAACACTGTCTCCTGCAGATTCTCCG TGTCTGAAGAGGCTGCATGTTGAGAAGTCTTGTGGCTCTGCTATGACAGAATTTCCAATCCTGGCATCTCCAAG GAAAAGGACAGTTCAGCTTGAGGATTTTCACTGCATTGCTATGTTGGGACGTGGCCACTTTGGGAAG gTACTGCTGGCCCAATACAAGGCAACTGGGAAGCTGTATGCTATCAAAGccttgaagaaaaaagatattattAGGAGAGATGAAATTGATAG CTTGAACTGTGAGAAGCGAATATTTGAAGTGGTCAATTCTTCTGATCATCCATTCCTTGTGAACATGTTTGCGTGTTTCCAGACACCTCATCATGCTTGTTTTGTGATGGAATATACTCCAGGTGGTGATCTTATGATGCGCATACATGAAGATATCTTTCCGGAACATATGGCACA GTTTTATACAGCCTGCGTAGTCTTGGGGCTCCAGTTCTTGCACGAGAAGAAAATTGTTTATAG GGACCTGAAATTGGATAATCTTCTTTTAGACGCAGAAGGATTTGTGAAGATTGCAGATTTTGGATTGTGTAAGGAAG GAATAGGTTTTGGAGACCGCACAAACACCTTCTGTGGCACCCCTGAATTTCTGGCTCCAGAAGTCCTGACCGACATCTCTTACACTCGGGCAGTAGACTGGTGGGGACTGGGCGTACTCATTTATGAGATGCTTGTTGGCGAG TCACCATTCCCTGGAGATGATGAGGAAGAAGTCTTTGACAGTATTGTCAACGATGAAGTCCGGTATCCACGATTCCTTTCATCTGAGGCACTTTCTATAATCCGTAAG CTTCTTCGGAAATGTCCAGAGCGTAGActgggagcaggggaaaaagatGCAGAAGAGATTAAAATCCAGGCCTTTTTTAAG GAAATTGATTGGGATGCCCTGTTTGCCAGGACTCTGAAGCCCCCTTTTGTGCCCACTTTAAGAGATCCCACCGACATTAGCAATTTTGATGAAGAGTTCACATCACAAAAGCCAATCCTTACTCCTCCAGAGGAGGTTGCTCTGCTAACCCATAAGGAGCAGACTGTCTTCAAGGACTTTGACTTTGTCTCCAGACACCTTTTAGAAGTTTGA
- the PKN3 gene encoding serine/threonine-protein kinase N3 isoform X1 yields the protein MASGTPQGSCLLQLGNGVNLMDPSFQQKLEGEKELLRRAIQKELKIKEGAENLRKATTDRKNLAHIEHVLKASNRKLEQLHWELQELNARIVITDKEESKADGSVSPDSCLWERNLDPMARKVEALKKQLHVEMKVKQGAENMIQMYSTSKERKLLATAQQMLQDSKTKIEIIRMHIVKVSQSTGGMEDTVDPAVRMGTTISALELRIEELRHHLRIEAAVAEGAKNVLKILGGNRVQDRKFLAEAQGRLQESSQKIDLLRLSLEHQLSELSPDHPKRALIKQELINTSSLGAQHGGIQPTSVIKSTALTGTLEVRLMGCQDLLENVPGRSRMTSSSPICGSPSDLRSLSRTRVGLGIHGRSVAGKYLRSEEPCNEVLAVLKVDNKVVGQTNWGLVNNQAWDQSFVIELDRSRELEIAIYWRDWRELCAVKFLRLDDFLDNERHGMCLSLEPQGMLFAEVMFSNPIIERKPKLQRQKRIFPKQKGKEFLRAPQMNMNVAAWGRLMMSFLPPCSSMSTLSPPLHDPVHTDFSPVPLQSHVDSVSKLSSDFPVAKLTVPDEAPPKPPRLFLMANSKESTLSPADSPCLKRLHVEKSCGSAMTEFPILASPRKRTVQLEDFHCIAMLGRGHFGKVLLAQYKATGKLYAIKALKKKDIIRRDEIDSLNCEKRIFEVVNSSDHPFLVNMFACFQTPHHACFVMEYTPGGDLMMRIHEDIFPEHMAQFYTACVVLGLQFLHEKKIVYRDLKLDNLLLDAEGFVKIADFGLCKEGIGFGDRTNTFCGTPEFLAPEVLTDISYTRAVDWWGLGVLIYEMLVGESPFPGDDEEEVFDSIVNDEVRYPRFLSSEALSIIRKLLRKCPERRLGAGEKDAEEIKIQAFFKEIDWDALFARTLKPPFVPTLRDPTDISNFDEEFTSQKPILTPPEEVALLTHKEQTVFKDFDFVSRHLLEV from the exons ATGGCGTCGGGGACCCCGCAG GGCAGCTGTCTCTTGCAGCTGGGCAATGGTGTGAACTTAATGGATCCAAGCTTCCAGCAAAAACTGGAGGGTGAGAAGGAACTACTTCGCCGCGCTATACAGAAGGAACTGAAGATTAAAGAGGGAGCAGAAAACCTGCGTAAAGCGacaacagacagaaagaatCTTGCTCATATAGAGCATGTGCTGAAAGCTTCCAACCGAAAACTGGAGCAACTACATTGGGAACTTCAGGAGCTTAACGCAAGGATTGTAATAACAGACAAAGAGGAGAGTAAGGCAG ATGGATCTGTATCTCCAGATTCTTGTCTCTGGGAAAGAAACCTGGACCCCATGGCAAGGAAGGTTGAAgctctgaaaaagcagctgcatgTTGAAATGAAAGTGAAACAAGGAGCTGAGAACATGATCCAAATGTATTCAACGTCCAAG GAGCGGAAGCTGCTGGCTACAGCTCAGCAGATGCTTCAGGACAGCAAGACAAAGATTGAAATAATCCGCATGCACATTGTGAAAGTATCTCAGTCAACAGGAGGGATGGAAGATACAGTGGATCCAGCAG TGAGGATGGGGACCACCATCAGTGCTTTGGAGCTGCGTATTGAGGAGCTGAGACATCACCTGCGCATTGAAGCTGCTGTAGCTGAGGGGGCAAAAAATGTGCTGAAGATCCTAGGAGGGAATCGGGTACAGGATCGCAAGTTTTTGGCTGAG GCTCAGGGTCGTTTGCAAGAATCATCTCAGAAGATTGACCTGCTGCGTTTGTCCTTGGAACATCAACTTAGTGAGCTTTCTCCCGATCATCCAAAAAGAGCACTCATCAAGCAGGAACTAATAAATACTTCCTCCCTGGGAGCTCAGCATGGTGGCATCCAACCTACTTCAGTCATCAAATCTACAGCCCTTACAG GAACACTGGAAGTGAGACTGATGGGGTGTCAGGATCTATTGGAAAATGTTCCAGGACGTTCCCGAATGACTAGTTCTTCTCCCATCTGTGGCAGCCCGAGTGATTTGAGGTCCCTTTCACGAACACGAGTTGGCTTGGGTATCCATGGTCGTAGTGTTGCAGGAAAGTACCTGCGGAGCGAAGAGCCATGTA ATGAGGTACTTGCTGTGCTCAAAGTGGACAATAAAGTGGTTGGCCAAACAAACTGGGGACTGGTTAATAACCAGGCATGGGACCAGAGCTTTGTCATTGAGCTAGACCGG tcTCGTGAGCTAGAAATTGCAATTTATTGGAGAGACTGGAGAGAACTATGTGCGGTGAAGTTTTTACGTTTGGATGATTTCCTTGATAATGAACGCCACGGGATGTGTCTCTCACTCGAACCCCAAGGAATGCTTTTTGCAGAG GTGATGTTCAGTAATCCCATCATTGAGAGGAAGCCAAAACTGCAGCGACAGAAACGCATTTTCCCCAAACAGAAAG GGAAGGAATTTCTCCGAGCTCCTCAAATGAACATGAATGTTGCTGCTTGGGGTCGATTGATGATGAGTTTCCTCCCTCCATGTAGTTCCATGAGCACCCTGAGTCCCCCACTTCATGATCCTGTGCACACAGACTTCTCTCCGGTTCCCCTGCAAAGTCACGTTGACTCAGTTTCCAAACTGAGTAG CGACTTTCCTGTGGCTAAGCTTACGGTTCCTGATGAAGCTCCACCCAAGCCTCCACGCCTTTTTCTGATGGCCAACTCCAAAGAATCAACACTGTCTCCTGCAGATTCTCCG TGTCTGAAGAGGCTGCATGTTGAGAAGTCTTGTGGCTCTGCTATGACAGAATTTCCAATCCTGGCATCTCCAAG GAAAAGGACAGTTCAGCTTGAGGATTTTCACTGCATTGCTATGTTGGGACGTGGCCACTTTGGGAAG gTACTGCTGGCCCAATACAAGGCAACTGGGAAGCTGTATGCTATCAAAGccttgaagaaaaaagatattattAGGAGAGATGAAATTGATAG CTTGAACTGTGAGAAGCGAATATTTGAAGTGGTCAATTCTTCTGATCATCCATTCCTTGTGAACATGTTTGCGTGTTTCCAGACACCTCATCATGCTTGTTTTGTGATGGAATATACTCCAGGTGGTGATCTTATGATGCGCATACATGAAGATATCTTTCCGGAACATATGGCACA GTTTTATACAGCCTGCGTAGTCTTGGGGCTCCAGTTCTTGCACGAGAAGAAAATTGTTTATAG GGACCTGAAATTGGATAATCTTCTTTTAGACGCAGAAGGATTTGTGAAGATTGCAGATTTTGGATTGTGTAAGGAAG GAATAGGTTTTGGAGACCGCACAAACACCTTCTGTGGCACCCCTGAATTTCTGGCTCCAGAAGTCCTGACCGACATCTCTTACACTCGGGCAGTAGACTGGTGGGGACTGGGCGTACTCATTTATGAGATGCTTGTTGGCGAG TCACCATTCCCTGGAGATGATGAGGAAGAAGTCTTTGACAGTATTGTCAACGATGAAGTCCGGTATCCACGATTCCTTTCATCTGAGGCACTTTCTATAATCCGTAAG CTTCTTCGGAAATGTCCAGAGCGTAGActgggagcaggggaaaaagatGCAGAAGAGATTAAAATCCAGGCCTTTTTTAAG GAAATTGATTGGGATGCCCTGTTTGCCAGGACTCTGAAGCCCCCTTTTGTGCCCACTTTAAGAGATCCCACCGACATTAGCAATTTTGATGAAGAGTTCACATCACAAAAGCCAATCCTTACTCCTCCAGAGGAGGTTGCTCTGCTAACCCATAAGGAGCAGACTGTCTTCAAGGACTTTGACTTTGTCTCCAGACACCTTTTAGAAGTTTGA